In one window of Pedosphaera parvula Ellin514 DNA:
- a CDS encoding RNA polymerase sigma factor — protein sequence MPEMNDIDLLRQYASSKSEEAFSALVSRHINLVYSAAMRYVGNQSQAEEITQAVFIILAKKAASLSSGTILSGWLFKTARLTAANYLRTEIRRSRREQEAYMQSNLHETESEAWKQIAPLLDDAIAELGETDRNALVLRFVEGKDLKQVGAALGTTEEAAKKRVSRAVDKLRGLFSRKDITLSAAALSAAIAAHSIQAAPAGLVASVTTGAITGTAVTTTTLSLVKGTLKLMAWTKVKIAAGVAVTAMMAYQWHENYTQKQELHTVQEQLHQREQELKTQKDTLAILQAERSEMAEKMHAAQVEKAKLIGGKKAAVAAATAAAKASLASGSNGSFGGMLSKMMSDPGMKEFMKQQSLSALRIQYGQLVKQLNLSPEETDKFYQILGDNALTGIERTSAVMKGDVDRTVAKQEIDEDQKQLKEKIKGLLGEDGFKQYEDYKESVPAQTSLNLYKGQLTENSLSDEQSARLLDIMKREGKQVTKLDNTSLSLSGGAMDTYLKQQSESNQRIFQQSADFLKPEQLAALGKFQTNMLNMTKAAMSMSKQFMGDAK from the coding sequence ATGCCGGAGATGAATGACATTGATCTATTGCGACAGTATGCGTCCAGCAAGTCTGAGGAGGCGTTTTCTGCGCTGGTTTCGCGGCATATCAATCTGGTTTATTCTGCTGCGATGCGATATGTCGGCAACCAGAGCCAGGCCGAGGAGATTACCCAGGCGGTATTTATCATCCTGGCAAAGAAGGCGGCCAGCCTGTCCAGTGGAACGATACTTTCCGGTTGGCTATTCAAAACCGCGCGGCTGACGGCGGCAAATTATTTGCGAACTGAAATCCGGCGCAGCCGCCGGGAACAGGAGGCTTACATGCAATCCAATTTGCACGAGACGGAATCCGAAGCTTGGAAACAGATCGCCCCTTTATTGGACGATGCGATTGCAGAGCTGGGTGAGACGGATCGGAATGCCCTTGTGCTGCGATTTGTGGAAGGCAAGGATCTCAAGCAGGTGGGGGCCGCCCTCGGTACAACCGAGGAGGCGGCAAAAAAGCGGGTGAGTCGGGCGGTGGATAAATTGCGCGGTCTATTCAGCAGGAAAGATATTACTCTTTCGGCGGCAGCGTTAAGCGCCGCGATTGCAGCGCATTCAATTCAAGCCGCGCCTGCGGGCCTGGTGGCATCAGTCACGACCGGAGCCATCACGGGAACGGCGGTAACTACAACAACGTTGAGTCTGGTAAAAGGAACTTTAAAACTTATGGCATGGACAAAAGTGAAAATTGCCGCCGGAGTCGCGGTAACGGCAATGATGGCGTATCAATGGCACGAGAATTACACTCAGAAACAGGAACTGCACACGGTGCAGGAGCAGTTGCATCAACGTGAGCAGGAGCTGAAGACGCAGAAGGATACCCTTGCCATCCTCCAAGCTGAGAGATCGGAGATGGCTGAGAAGATGCATGCTGCGCAGGTTGAAAAGGCAAAGTTGATCGGGGGCAAGAAGGCGGCCGTGGCAGCGGCGACTGCGGCGGCAAAAGCCAGTCTCGCCTCAGGGAGTAACGGGTCATTCGGCGGCATGCTCTCGAAAATGATGAGTGATCCGGGAATGAAGGAATTCATGAAGCAGCAAAGCTTGAGTGCACTCAGAATCCAATATGGGCAATTGGTGAAGCAATTAAATCTAAGTCCGGAGGAGACGGACAAATTTTACCAGATCCTGGGTGATAATGCATTGACGGGCATTGAGAGAACTTCGGCCGTGATGAAGGGAGATGTTGATAGAACAGTGGCCAAGCAGGAAATAGACGAGGACCAGAAGCAATTGAAAGAGAAGATTAAAGGTTTGCTGGGAGAGGATGGATTCAAGCAGTACGAAGATTATAAGGAGAGCGTTCCGGCGCAAACCAGTTTAAACCTCTATAAAGGACAACTGACGGAGAATTCTCTCAGTGATGAACAGAGCGCGCGTTTATTGGACATCATGAAACGCGAAGGCAAACAGGTAACCAAACTGGACAATACTTCCTTGTCGCTTTCCGGTGGCGCGATGGACACCTACCTTAAACAACAATCGGAGAGTAATCAGAGAATCTTCCAACAGTCTGCTGATTTTCTAAAGCCCGAGCAACTGGCTGCTTTAGGAAAATTTCAGACTAACATGCTCAATATGACCAAGGCCGCAATGAGCATGAGCAAGCAATTCATGGGCGATGCAAAATAA
- a CDS encoding LamG-like jellyroll fold domain-containing protein, with amino-acid sequence MKFKALLTLLVSCVLLNARGDITNNLVAYYKLDETTGLAAADSSGNGNNGTLVNFPADNSEWTANGRINGALICNTTTPTNEYVSVANAANLNFDTSLTFTVAAWVKLSTTTQIAGGGIIAKGSGGGGEEYDLDMNGGKFRIVLRSATNSITLSSALTPAANTWYHVAVVFNISGTNRVTQMYINGQLNATLAPTSVLTSLKPNTHVVSIGAREQSTTSGYNFPFKGTIDDARIYGRALSTNDIYELYASNGKAPIITTQPRNVSCYVGDLPAFSVGVDQANSILPLGYQWLFNGSPISGATTATLLVTNAQLASAGNYSVQVSNVVGIITSSNATLQVASLPPADIVDNLVGNWKMDDGSGSTTALDSTPNASTGSLLNFADFNACWTNGLIGGGLAFNGDASGSDVMLIPGFAIPAPDVLDFSTNSTFTLAAWVNGSTLQTNSSGIIAKGSGNGGEQYTLDVNGGHYRFYVRNTNGTSFNLNTTVSPNNTWQHLAAVLNATNGIMNLYINGQLAGVAVAPFSLLANTHEVSIGNRQSGNAGYNQPFTGIIDDVRIYNRDLTSSDVQALYLTGGVYPPSFVSQPASASLYAGDNLKLSGTAGGTAPFTYQWMKNGTKLISATNTSLIFQPLQLSDAGDYTLVVSNAYGAATSSVANIQVQAFYVTNALAGYWKFDDGTGSYMAADSSTNGNNASLANFPDFTSEWVNGRINGALQFNSGSTSEYATIPDSPSLNFDTNLTFTLAAWVRGSAAQVSGAGIISKGYGGLNEQYTLDVHTDQLTTPAYRFYVRSAAGASTTVTTQVTPNGQWQHLVATYDGRFTTMCIYVNGQLVASNTAAPGTLLVDNNHEVSIGNRESSSSSGYNFPFAGAMDDVRIYNRALSAADVQTLYNAFGGLAPVFYTQPLSAPKYVGDNLALSAFVDGDAPLTYQWQNNGVSIPGATNSSLMITNLQLSDAGNFTLAVTNASGFAISSNAVVQVTTFSLANTLAWWKFDETSDITAADSSGNGNTGNLINFPGDDSEWIAGRVNGALNFNADGSGLTYVTVPDSASLNFTNSLALSVAAWIKGPATQVNNAGIIAKGYGGTEQYAIDVNGGFYRFYVRGANGASVNAQSSVALNGRWQLLVATFDASTGFLKLYANGQLATSITGPNSLLYSTHDVSIGSRESSAVSGYNWPFTGEIDDVRLYNHALQPSEVQTLYSAVSTLAPVFYTQPQDTNGLSGQSVKLSALVDGSDPLAYQWLKSGASIPGATNVTLTLTNLQLSDAGNYSLRVTNSVGTATSSIAVLQVQSFALSGVTHLSDGNVQFSGTGPANASYTILATTDISLPLAQWTVVSTGTFDANGQFTFTDLNAQNNPTQFYRVSMP; translated from the coding sequence ATGAAGTTTAAAGCATTGCTGACTCTACTTGTCTCCTGCGTGTTACTTAACGCACGAGGTGATATTACGAATAACCTTGTAGCCTACTACAAACTCGACGAAACCACCGGACTTGCCGCCGCTGATTCCTCAGGCAACGGTAATAATGGCACGTTGGTAAATTTCCCCGCCGACAACTCAGAATGGACAGCCAACGGACGCATTAACGGCGCTCTGATTTGCAACACAACTACTCCTACCAATGAATATGTTTCCGTGGCAAACGCAGCCAACCTTAACTTTGACACCAGTCTCACCTTCACCGTGGCCGCCTGGGTCAAACTCAGTACCACCACGCAGATCGCTGGCGGAGGCATCATCGCCAAAGGCTCCGGCGGTGGCGGCGAGGAATATGACTTGGATATGAACGGTGGTAAATTCCGCATCGTTCTGCGTAGTGCCACCAACTCCATAACGTTAAGTTCCGCCCTTACTCCCGCCGCCAACACTTGGTACCATGTGGCGGTGGTTTTCAATATTTCAGGAACTAATCGCGTCACACAAATGTACATCAATGGGCAGCTAAATGCCACACTGGCACCCACCAGTGTACTCACCTCCCTCAAGCCGAACACACATGTAGTCAGTATTGGAGCACGGGAACAAAGCACCACCTCCGGCTATAATTTTCCGTTCAAAGGCACGATCGATGACGCGCGTATTTATGGTCGCGCCCTCTCCACGAATGATATCTATGAGCTATACGCCTCCAACGGCAAGGCCCCCATCATTACAACTCAACCGCGAAATGTCTCCTGCTACGTAGGCGATCTACCTGCTTTCTCCGTGGGAGTGGATCAGGCAAACAGCATTCTGCCTCTCGGCTACCAATGGCTCTTCAATGGCTCTCCCATCTCTGGTGCCACAACCGCGACTTTGTTGGTGACAAACGCTCAACTCGCCAGTGCCGGCAATTACAGCGTGCAGGTTAGCAACGTCGTTGGAATTATTACGAGTTCAAATGCAACTCTACAGGTCGCCAGCCTGCCTCCCGCGGATATTGTTGATAATCTCGTTGGCAATTGGAAGATGGACGATGGCAGTGGTTCCACCACCGCCTTGGATTCCACACCAAATGCCAGCACCGGTTCTCTGCTCAACTTTGCCGATTTCAACGCCTGCTGGACGAACGGACTGATCGGCGGAGGCCTGGCATTTAACGGCGATGCTTCGGGCTCCGATGTCATGCTCATACCCGGCTTCGCCATACCGGCTCCCGATGTGCTTGATTTCTCCACGAATTCGACATTTACGCTGGCCGCGTGGGTAAACGGTTCAACTCTCCAAACCAACAGTTCCGGCATCATCGCCAAGGGCAGCGGTAATGGAGGCGAGCAATACACGTTGGACGTGAATGGAGGCCATTACCGCTTTTACGTCCGCAACACCAATGGCACCTCCTTTAACCTGAATACAACCGTATCACCCAATAATACCTGGCAACACCTGGCTGCCGTTCTGAATGCAACCAACGGCATCATGAATCTTTATATCAACGGGCAATTGGCAGGGGTCGCAGTTGCTCCCTTCTCGTTGCTGGCCAATACACACGAAGTAAGCATCGGCAATCGTCAAAGCGGCAATGCAGGCTACAATCAACCCTTCACAGGAATCATCGATGACGTCCGCATTTACAATCGCGACTTAACGTCCTCGGATGTGCAGGCGCTCTATCTTACAGGTGGCGTTTATCCACCCTCATTCGTCAGCCAGCCCGCGAGTGCTTCACTCTATGCAGGCGATAATCTCAAGCTCTCCGGCACCGCCGGCGGCACGGCACCTTTCACCTACCAGTGGATGAAAAATGGCACCAAACTCATCAGCGCGACCAATACCAGCCTCATATTCCAACCGTTGCAACTGTCGGATGCAGGCGATTATACCTTGGTAGTTTCCAACGCTTATGGTGCCGCCACCAGCTCAGTGGCAAACATCCAGGTGCAGGCTTTCTATGTCACGAACGCTTTGGCTGGTTACTGGAAGTTTGATGATGGCACCGGTTCCTACATGGCTGCAGACTCATCGACCAATGGGAACAATGCTTCATTGGCTAACTTCCCTGACTTTACCTCCGAATGGGTGAATGGCCGAATCAATGGTGCCCTCCAGTTTAATTCCGGCTCCACTTCCGAGTATGCAACAATACCGGATTCCCCCAGCCTGAACTTCGACACCAATCTGACATTCACCCTGGCCGCCTGGGTAAGAGGATCGGCTGCCCAGGTTAGTGGCGCTGGCATCATTTCCAAAGGCTATGGTGGGCTTAACGAACAGTATACTCTGGACGTTCACACGGACCAACTCACCACTCCGGCCTACCGGTTCTATGTGAGAAGTGCAGCAGGAGCGTCCACTACCGTAACTACACAGGTCACCCCTAATGGACAATGGCAGCACCTGGTGGCCACCTATGATGGCAGATTCACCACCATGTGCATTTACGTCAACGGCCAGCTGGTCGCTTCCAACACTGCCGCTCCCGGCACTCTGCTCGTGGATAACAATCACGAGGTCTCGATTGGAAACCGCGAGTCATCGTCTTCCTCAGGTTACAACTTCCCATTTGCCGGAGCCATGGATGACGTTCGTATCTACAATCGCGCCCTGAGTGCAGCCGATGTGCAGACGCTCTATAATGCCTTCGGCGGCCTTGCCCCGGTCTTCTACACTCAACCTCTGAGCGCTCCGAAATATGTCGGTGATAACCTGGCGCTCTCTGCCTTCGTGGATGGAGATGCACCGCTGACTTATCAGTGGCAAAACAATGGTGTCAGCATTCCCGGTGCAACAAACTCAAGCCTGATGATAACCAATCTTCAGTTATCGGACGCGGGAAATTTTACTCTTGCAGTCACGAACGCTTCCGGTTTCGCCATCAGCTCAAATGCCGTGGTGCAGGTCACCACCTTCTCCCTGGCCAATACTCTCGCCTGGTGGAAGTTTGATGAAACCAGTGACATCACCGCGGCCGATTCGTCGGGCAATGGCAACACGGGAAATCTCATCAACTTCCCCGGCGACGACTCCGAATGGATTGCGGGCCGCGTGAACGGCGCCCTGAATTTCAACGCCGATGGCTCTGGCCTCACCTATGTGACAGTGCCTGACAGCGCGAGCTTGAACTTTACCAACTCCCTCGCCCTTTCTGTGGCTGCCTGGATCAAGGGTCCAGCCACCCAGGTCAATAATGCCGGCATTATTGCCAAGGGTTATGGCGGCACCGAGCAATACGCCATCGATGTCAACGGCGGATTCTACCGCTTCTATGTGCGCGGCGCAAATGGAGCCTCGGTCAATGCGCAAAGTTCCGTTGCCCTCAATGGTCGTTGGCAGTTGCTCGTTGCCACGTTTGATGCTTCCACCGGATTTCTCAAACTCTATGCCAATGGACAACTGGCAACCAGCATCACTGGTCCAAACTCACTCCTCTACAGCACTCATGATGTAAGCATCGGTTCCCGGGAATCGAGTGCCGTCTCCGGCTACAACTGGCCATTTACGGGTGAGATTGACGATGTGCGTCTCTACAACCATGCCCTCCAACCCTCCGAAGTACAGACCCTGTATTCGGCTGTAAGCACTCTCGCCCCGGTCTTCTATACTCAACCTCAAGACACCAATGGTTTGAGTGGCCAGAGTGTGAAGCTCTCGGCGCTGGTGGATGGTTCTGATCCTTTGGCCTACCAGTGGCTGAAGAGTGGTGCCAGCATACCAGGAGCTACCAATGTGACACTGACGCTGACAAATCTGCAACTCTCGGATGCTGGTAATTACAGCTTGCGGGTTACCAACTCGGTTGGCACTGCGACCAGTTCCATTGCGGTTCTTCAGGTGCAATCCTTCGCTCTCTCAGGAGTCACACACCTGAGCGATGGTAATGTCCAATTCAGCGGCACGGGTCCGGCCAATGCCTCCTACACCATCCTGGCAACGACCGATATCAGCCTGCCGCTGGCACAATGGACGGTTGTATCAACTGGCACTTTCGACGCTAACGGCCAGTTCACCTTTACCGACCTGAACGCACAGAATAATCCAACTCAGTTCTACCGCGTCTCAATGCCGTAG
- a CDS encoding type II secretion system F family protein — MSTFTYKAVDQHGKETKGTLQVANQNEAIQRIKEMGFYPTRVTELKPSSSPAERARRHAQRLGLTSKSVNHQVQISSTRTSRREFLAKFQIPFLRARVKTKQLCIFTRQLSTALDAGMPLLRCLRLLEEQETNPSFKNIITGVGSSIEGGCTFSEALAQHPRVFNHLYLSMVRAGELSGSLEITLKRLSDFTEKTEKIKRKVIAALFYPAAVISVATGVMGIMLLYVIPKFKAVFEGMMNGKPLPAFTRLVLGISDSIRSHFVLTAAIAAAVYGILLLSLRTRVGRNVFDRFKLKMPILGTLFSKVAIARFTRTLGTLTTTGVPILQSLDIVKETTGNVILRDAVEHVHDNVKNGESIAAPLRQASVFPVMVVGMIDVGEQTGALPEMLNKIADNYDEEVDNSVSALMSLIEPVMIVFLAVVVGSIVIAMFLPIIYLINDGGIGSGPGDGGV; from the coding sequence ATGAGTACCTTCACTTATAAAGCCGTGGACCAGCACGGCAAGGAAACCAAGGGCACCCTTCAGGTCGCCAACCAAAACGAAGCCATTCAAAGAATCAAGGAAATGGGCTTCTATCCAACCCGGGTAACTGAACTGAAGCCCTCATCAAGTCCCGCTGAGCGGGCACGAAGACATGCTCAACGTTTGGGCCTCACTTCCAAGTCTGTGAACCATCAGGTTCAGATCTCATCCACGCGCACATCAAGGCGGGAGTTCCTTGCAAAGTTCCAAATTCCTTTCCTTCGTGCCCGGGTAAAAACGAAACAGCTTTGCATTTTCACACGCCAGCTTTCCACTGCGCTCGATGCCGGCATGCCTCTGCTCCGCTGTTTGCGTCTGCTGGAGGAACAGGAAACGAATCCCTCCTTCAAAAATATCATCACCGGGGTTGGTTCATCCATCGAGGGCGGCTGCACATTCAGTGAAGCACTGGCTCAGCATCCGCGCGTCTTCAACCACCTTTACCTCAGCATGGTCAGGGCAGGCGAACTCAGTGGCTCGCTTGAAATCACGCTGAAGCGACTCTCGGATTTCACGGAAAAAACGGAGAAGATCAAAAGAAAAGTCATCGCCGCCCTGTTCTACCCCGCCGCTGTTATCAGCGTCGCCACCGGAGTCATGGGAATTATGCTTCTTTATGTCATTCCAAAATTCAAAGCGGTTTTCGAAGGCATGATGAATGGCAAACCACTCCCCGCGTTCACTCGACTGGTGCTCGGGATAAGCGACTCCATTCGCTCTCATTTTGTACTTACAGCCGCCATCGCCGCCGCAGTTTATGGGATTTTGCTTCTCAGCCTTCGCACCCGAGTAGGTCGCAACGTCTTCGATAGGTTTAAACTTAAAATGCCTATCCTGGGCACTCTCTTCAGCAAGGTTGCCATTGCGCGCTTCACCCGCACGCTCGGCACCCTCACCACCACTGGTGTCCCGATTTTGCAGTCGCTCGATATTGTCAAGGAAACCACTGGCAATGTTATTCTCCGTGACGCGGTCGAACATGTTCATGACAACGTCAAGAATGGCGAAAGCATCGCTGCCCCGCTCCGGCAGGCGAGCGTCTTTCCGGTCATGGTAGTGGGCATGATCGACGTGGGTGAACAAACGGGTGCCCTTCCGGAAATGCTGAATAAAATCGCTGACAACTACGACGAGGAAGTGGACAACTCGGTTTCGGCACTGATGTCCCTTATCGAACCGGTGATGATTGTTTTCCTTGCGGTTGTAGTCGGCTCGATCGTCATTGCCATGTTTCTTCCGATCATTTACCTCATTAATGACGGAGGCATCGGCAGCGGTCCCGGAGATGGCGGAGTATGA
- a CDS encoding GNAT family N-acetyltransferase, producing MPRPPANLLFDQVKLRFLGVVPGDQVRGLVPFYHFRILIKRTTDVGHINFRIGDTEHVRLCAGHIGYQVEERFRGRHYAFQACCAIAPFVRSIYPAVILTCDPDNVASRKTIERLGARFLDEVPLAPADQIYHPGSCVKRRYEWGLCAEQP from the coding sequence ATGCCACGACCGCCGGCGAACTTACTGTTCGACCAGGTGAAGCTGCGGTTTTTAGGGGTGGTTCCGGGAGATCAAGTGCGGGGTTTGGTGCCGTTTTACCATTTTCGTATTCTTATAAAAAGGACTACCGACGTGGGGCATATCAATTTTCGCATCGGAGATACGGAACATGTTCGTCTCTGTGCCGGTCACATTGGATATCAGGTGGAGGAAAGGTTTCGAGGCAGACACTATGCATTTCAGGCATGCTGTGCGATTGCCCCTTTTGTACGTTCCATCTATCCGGCTGTAATCCTAACCTGCGATCCGGACAATGTGGCGTCGAGGAAAACTATCGAGCGTCTGGGCGCCAGGTTCCTGGATGAAGTTCCCCTTGCGCCAGCGGACCAGATTTACCATCCGGGATCGTGCGTTAAACGGCGCTACGAATGGGGATTGTGTGCGGAGCAGCCGTGA
- a CDS encoding DUF1003 domain-containing protein has protein sequence MSRKKSISQITRKNVETILKMEQAADESRTFGERVADGFAACVGSWTFIIIQSVLLAIWVCLNLIAWVKHWDPYPFILLNLALSFQAAYASPIIMMSQNRLGRLSERRNRLDLQINLLAEQENTEMLRLLHKICEKLEIPLKDQPTAECLEQVTRPESLLRQIEKTESQNGKSKK, from the coding sequence ATGAGTCGCAAAAAGTCTATCTCGCAAATTACCCGCAAGAACGTGGAAACCATCCTAAAAATGGAACAAGCCGCAGACGAGAGTCGGACCTTCGGCGAACGTGTTGCTGATGGCTTTGCGGCCTGCGTGGGCAGTTGGACCTTTATCATTATTCAAAGTGTCCTCCTGGCCATCTGGGTCTGTCTCAATCTGATCGCCTGGGTTAAACACTGGGATCCGTATCCCTTCATCCTGCTAAATCTCGCCCTCTCCTTCCAGGCTGCTTACGCCAGTCCCATCATCATGATGAGCCAAAACCGCCTGGGACGGCTCAGCGAGCGGCGCAACCGCCTTGATTTGCAAATCAACCTCCTTGCTGAACAGGAAAATACCGAGATGCTGCGCTTACTGCACAAAATATGCGAAAAGCTGGAAATCCCGCTCAAGGATCAACCCACTGCTGAGTGCCTTGAACAGGTTACCAGGCCGGAAAGTCTTCTCCGCCAAATTGAAAAGACGGAGAGTCAAAACGGGAAATCCAAAAAATAA
- a CDS encoding response regulator, with product MANIKILLADDHTVVRQGLCALLLAEHDIEIVAEAETGRQAVQMANRYLPNIIIMDVAMPLLNGLEATRQITSKLPGAKVLVLSSYGDEDSVQKLTEAGAAGYVIKQTAANDLVTAIREVHKGNAFYSAAISQRLRDQLHARFRNGKSVRNSLTLLTPREAEVLVLIAKGQPNKQMASELGISIKTIEKHRQQVMNKLNIHDIAGLTRYAISKGIIEQTPDLAVA from the coding sequence ATGGCAAATATCAAAATCCTTCTTGCCGATGACCACACAGTAGTCCGTCAGGGGCTGTGCGCTTTGCTTCTGGCTGAGCATGACATTGAAATCGTGGCGGAAGCGGAAACGGGTCGGCAGGCGGTGCAGATGGCGAACCGATATTTGCCTAATATCATTATTATGGACGTGGCCATGCCGCTGCTGAACGGGCTGGAAGCGACCCGGCAAATAACCAGCAAGCTGCCGGGTGCAAAAGTGTTGGTGCTCTCGTCATATGGCGACGAGGACTCGGTTCAAAAGTTGACCGAAGCGGGAGCGGCAGGATACGTGATCAAGCAAACTGCGGCCAATGACCTCGTTACAGCGATTCGCGAAGTACATAAAGGCAATGCTTTCTACAGTGCAGCCATCTCCCAGCGGTTGCGTGACCAGTTGCACGCAAGATTCCGGAATGGAAAAAGTGTCAGGAACAGCCTCACCTTGCTGACTCCGCGTGAGGCCGAAGTGTTGGTGCTTATTGCCAAAGGGCAACCCAACAAACAAATGGCTTCCGAACTGGGTATCAGTATCAAAACCATTGAGAAACATCGGCAACAAGTGATGAATAAGTTGAATATCCACGATATTGCCGGCCTGACCCGTTATGCGATTTCCAAAGGCATCATTGAGCAAACTCCGGATCTGGCAGTCGCTTGA
- a CDS encoding GreA/GreB family elongation factor codes for MSKAFTKEADDNPEAPTLPRPVSVLPPGAKNYLTPDGAQRLRAELNRLQAEKRSQTATGEFSGNAQTEMQLVGQHILQLEQSLATAEIVPPPPQPWEQVRFGATVTVRDESGNETRYRIVGVDETDIDRDWVSWLSPIARALINARIGERVHFRFPAGEKQLEIVSITYE; via the coding sequence ATGAGCAAGGCATTTACCAAGGAAGCGGATGATAATCCAGAAGCTCCCACGTTACCGAGGCCAGTTTCGGTATTGCCACCTGGAGCCAAAAACTACCTGACGCCAGACGGTGCTCAAAGGCTGCGAGCCGAATTGAACCGGTTGCAGGCAGAGAAACGTTCGCAAACTGCGACCGGCGAGTTTTCAGGCAATGCGCAAACCGAAATGCAGCTGGTAGGCCAGCATATTCTGCAGTTGGAACAAAGTCTGGCAACCGCCGAGATTGTGCCACCACCGCCGCAACCCTGGGAACAGGTTCGGTTTGGAGCAACGGTTACAGTGCGTGACGAATCGGGGAATGAAACCCGGTATCGTATTGTGGGCGTGGATGAAACTGATATTGACCGGGACTGGGTGAGCTGGCTATCGCCGATAGCGAGGGCATTAATTAATGCAAGGATTGGGGAACGGGTTCACTTCCGGTTTCCAGCGGGTGAAAAGCAGTTGGAAATTGTGAGCATCACCTACGAATGA